The following proteins are co-located in the Nitrospinota bacterium genome:
- a CDS encoding class I SAM-dependent methyltransferase, with translation MSRWTLDVLRSIYPKHIVKAIFGPKRAVRELKYRYTFTSKIRFPVDLLGIPKKNVSELFEELAEEESFLTSVNESLELKAPGPGRFYMTREADLLYVVVRLMKPDVVVETGVGAGKSSAFILKAMEKNGKGVLHSIDLPDEKQSSGWIVQDDLRSRWNLLLGTSEDILDPLLQEVSPIDIFLHDSDHSYENMMFEFTSAWPVLKSNGMLLAHDVGRNDSLFDFCRQINYRWTKVRTFHVLAGLKKS, from the coding sequence ATGAGTCGATGGACGCTGGACGTTCTGCGAAGTATTTATCCCAAACATATCGTTAAAGCAATATTTGGCCCTAAAAGAGCGGTGAGGGAGCTTAAGTATAGATACACATTTACCTCAAAGATTCGCTTTCCCGTTGATCTTTTGGGAATTCCCAAGAAAAACGTATCAGAATTGTTTGAGGAACTGGCCGAGGAGGAAAGCTTTTTAACTTCAGTCAATGAGAGCCTGGAGTTGAAAGCGCCAGGCCCTGGCAGGTTTTATATGACGCGAGAGGCGGATTTACTCTACGTTGTAGTTCGTCTCATGAAACCAGATGTGGTTGTTGAGACGGGAGTGGGGGCTGGGAAATCATCAGCGTTTATCCTCAAGGCCATGGAAAAGAACGGGAAAGGGGTTCTGCACTCGATAGACTTGCCTGACGAAAAACAATCTAGTGGATGGATAGTCCAAGACGACCTCAGAAGTCGCTGGAACCTGCTGCTTGGTACCTCAGAAGATATTTTAGACCCACTCCTTCAAGAAGTTAGCCCGATTGATATTTTTCTTCATGACAGCGATCATTCCTACGAAAACATGATGTTTGAATTCACCAGCGCATGGCCTGTTTTAAAAAGCAACGGAATGTTATTAGCTCATGACGTGGGAAGAAATGACTCGCTTTTTGATTTCTGCCGTCAAATAAACTATCGATGGACAAAGGTTAGGACATTTCATGTTCTGGCAGGTCTTAAGAAGTCTTAA
- a CDS encoding helix-turn-helix transcriptional regulator produces MSSDKSPDVVINPICKRIKELREERGWNQRELANAAGIHPNFINRVEAGKGLSLDNLCKIFDALGVSIEEPHEERGVPAFREDRLAPMYGRMRPESRKLLEEVLADREGRSYLLEQARFWLSRRKGK; encoded by the coding sequence ATGTCAAGCGATAAATCACCTGACGTAGTGATTAACCCTATCTGTAAGAGAATCAAAGAGTTACGAGAAGAAAGGGGCTGGAATCAACGGGAGCTGGCCAACGCGGCCGGTATCCATCCCAACTTCATCAACCGGGTCGAGGCGGGAAAAGGCTTAAGCCTCGATAATCTCTGTAAGATTTTCGACGCCCTGGGAGTCTCTATAGAAGAACCTCATGAAGAGCGGGGCGTCCCCGCCTTCCGCGAGGACCGCCTGGCCCCCATGTACGGAAGGATGCGTCCGGAGAGCAGGAAGCTCCTGGAAGAGGTCCTTGCGGATCGCGAAGGGCGGAGCTACCTGCTCGAGCAGGCCCGGTTTTGGTTGAGCCGACGAAAGGGAAAATAG